The stretch of DNA GCCGAGACAGACGACTGCCGCCCCGGAGGCCCCGTCGATGATCTTTTGCCCCTTATCGTCGTAGATGTAGATTCCGTCCCCACGAACAATGAGGGGATAGCTGCACTTCAAATCGCGGTAAAAAATGTATTTTTCTGTGGGCCTTCTTTTTTGCATTTAGGGGTGCTTCTCTCTCGGGGGATAAAAGACGTTTATGGAGTGAACAGATTCGCCATCTTTAGGCACCTCTGCGCTGTGGGACTCTCCGGAGGGAATATAGATGGTCTCTCCCGCCGTGACGAAAATTTTATCCTCGCCTACGGAGAACTCTATGCTGCCCTCCAGAATGATCGTCAGCTGAGAGGCCTCGTGGCTGTGAGAGGGAAATTTCGCTCCGGGGGCGTATTTATAACGCACGACGGTAAAGGGACCGCCGTTCCACACTCCGCGCTCGACGCCCGGCTTTACCGTTTCGTCTTTGAAATCCAGCTTTTGGGCCTTTTCCGAATACATGTTTGGCACATAATTAAAAAAAAATTGTCTAATGCCTTTGAGCACTACGACACAGTATAAGGATAACGCCATCAAACTTCAATTGTCAAGGGTAAAGCCGAAGAAATGAGACTAATTAGAATTTTTGTAAGAAAATATGTCATGATTTAGTAATTAGATGCAAAAAATTTCAGATTACTAAACAAATATTGGTCTTAACCCCATTGTTAAAATACACAGTTTTTTGTGGGAAAATACACACTTTAACCTATTTACACTCATTGTATCGAATTGGTAATGTATATTTGAGGAAAAAGGATTGGAAATATTCATATTTTTCTCAAATTAGCCTTGAAGAAAGCAATATAATGACTATGTTACCAATAAGATTTCAGATTTCATACTTAACTTTCGAGAATTGCTCGTTTGCTTTCGATCGGCGGGTATAGGTTGGATTGAGTGTTAAAGAGGACGGTAAGATGGAGACAATAAAATATTTGGAAGATGAATTAAAAAGTGTGGGGATTCTTTTGAGGATGCTGCAGAATTCTTCCGACAGAATGGACAACGGAAAAGAAGTGCCTCCTTGGATGCTGAAAGAGAACATGGAGCTCCTTCAGGTGTATATCGATGGTTCCCATATAACGAGGGAGCTATTGATATTGGATCGCATTAAGGAAAAAGGGATACACGTTCCCCTGGGGCGTATTTACGATGACCACAAGATTTTACATAAATACCAGAGGTTCCTTCAGTCGGTGATCGAAGCCTACGATCTTGGATACAGAGGCGCCATGGGAGCGTTCCCTCACTACTGCCGCGATTATATACGGTTGATCGAAGATCACATAGACATTCTACACGAGGTCCTGAGAAAGTCCGAGGATTACATCAGGGATATCGATGAGGAGCTCCTAAACGAGTTAAAAATGATAGACGAAAGATTAAAAAGGATCCGTCAGAGAGGGGAGTACAGAATGGAGATCCTTATAAAGGAGTTTCGCAAAGTGGCGGCCTGAAGCGTCTGTTAAACATTCAGTCCGAACGGTTTATACGAAGGTCAGTTAAAAAGTTCCAAGGCCGGCTCCGTCTTTATCCGATAAACCGTATATTTGTTGTTTTGAAAATTCTTTCTATGAGTCCGCGGCGCTCAAGCTACTTTTCCGACGCCTCCACCCTATTCGGGATATCTACCGTCATAATATTTATCGCGCCTTTAACAATATCTTCGAGGACCTTGCGGGCGGGCCTTATCTCCTTCACGAGGCCCGCGGCCTGTCCCCCCGGGGGGCTGATATAATCGGTGCGCTCCTCTTCGATAAGCCCGCAGACAAGATCGGCCATCAAGAGCGACTGAAGGGGCATGGGAAGGGTTTGAAGCCCCGCCTCGTCCCATCTCCTCATAAGCTCGTTTTTAATCCCCCTCATGGTCTTTCCCGTAAATATCTTCGTGATCTGGGTTCCCTCCTCGTCTGCGGAGACGATCTTCTCCTTGTTGAACTGGTAGTCGTCCGACTCTTCGGTGGCGATAAAGGCTGTCCCGACCCAGACGCCCTCGGCGCCCAGGGTAAGGGCCGCCGCCAGTCCCCTGCCGTCGGCTATGCCGCCCGCCGCCAGCACAGGAACTGGTGAGACGGCATCCACGACCTGGGGAACCAGGGCAAGTGTCCCGACCCTTCCCGTGTGGCCCCCCGCCTCGGTTCCCTGGGCGATAATGATATCCACTCCCGAAGCGGCGACCCTCTTGGCGTTTTTCACGTTTCCAACAAGCCCCATAACCACCATCCCCTGGGCATGGGCTTCGTCCACCATGAAGGCGGGATTGCCCAGTCCCGCCGCAAATACGGGAACCTTCTCTTCAAGGCATATATCGACCGCATCCCTCGGCCTCATAAGGGTCATGTTCAGATTAGGCTCGAAGGAGATGTCCTTTAGATTCAGCTCCTTCATAAGGGAGTCCACGAAATCCCGCTGTTCCTTGGGCAGATATTCCTGAAGCTCCTTGATGGAAATATTCTTCAGGCCCGAAAGATCGCCGGCGTTTTCCTCTACGCCGGAGGGTAAAAGGAGGTCGACGCCGAACGGCTTTTTGGTAATCTCCTTCACCTCCCTTATGGCCTGGCGCATCTCGTCCAGCGTCATCATCGCGGCGCCTATGACGCCGATTCCGCCCGCCTCGCTTACAGCGGCCGCGAGCTTCGAGCCGGTTACGGACTTCATCCCGAAATAAATGCTCCCCATCCCGGCGCAGAACACCGGATACTCCATTCCTATCATGTCACAAATCTTCGTCTTAAGTACGCTTTTCGTCATGATTTAAAACCCCTTATATGAAAAATTAAGGATTTTTTTACCAAACCCCGTTTTTGTACCATACTTGCCGCTTTCGGTAAATAGAAAATGAAATACATATTGTAAAAAAGATTGGTAAAAAATGGTTTTTATGCATTTGTTTTGATGCATTCCAGAAAGTCTGAATATTTGAGGAGGATAATCCTGATTAGAAGGGGTGTATGGATTATTCCGACGGGAGCTTGTTCATAAGCGCCTTCTCAGCCTCGGCCAGGTCGACGGGGGTGAAAGAGAAATGCCCCAGGGGGAACTGGACTTTAAAGTAAACGGCGATTCCTATATCGTTTATAAGAAATATTCCGCCGCCCTTTTTCCCCTTTATATCTATCTTTGCACACTCCTCGGTGCCTTTTGTTCCATTGACCTTTTCCATCCCGATAAAAGTGCAGGAATTCGAGTTGATCTTTCCGTCAATGAGAGACATTATCCTGTAGGTCACGTCTCCCGATCTGTCCTGAAATCCTCTGAGGTAAAGATCACCGGAGATGAAGTCGAACTCGTCCTTGGCGTGAGAGACCTCTTTGATCTTATTCCCCTTGATTATCTTGAGAGTTCCCGTTCCCATCTCATCTCGCCTGAAAAGTCTCCTCTCGACGCTGCCGTTTACATCTATTGTGGAGGTGAATGAGACGATAAGGCCCGAGCCGTTCCAGGTTGTGGAGGTTCTTTCGCTGTACAGGACTGTTATAACTCCCAGGTCTATAATGAACTTCTTGACTCCATCCTCTTTAAGCTCGCCCCCTGAAGAAGATGAAAACCGCGAGATGGAATATCCTATATCCTTATCTCTGTAAGAAATCCTCCAGGCCAGATCGAAAGGCTCCCCCTTTTCGTAGTCGTTGTAAACCGATGAGGGCTTGCCCCCCCCTATCCCCAATTCCTCCACCCGAAGACTTTTTGCCGCAGGCGCAATCACACAAAAAGACAAGATCAAGATTGAGAGAAAAGGGATGGCGGGCACCTTTTTCATAGGGGAAGGTCCTGTGGTGGGCTGAAACGCGATCGTTACAGCCCCTCCGACTTCAGGAATTCGTCCACCTTCCTGTTAAAAAGATCAGGTGCCTCCACGAAGGGGAGATGGCCCATATCGGGCAGCATCTGAATCGATATGTTGTTCCCCATGCACTTTTGCGCGATTTTGGCCCCGAACGGCGGCAGGACCTCATCCTTTTCGCCCCACAGAATATACGTGGGGATTTTAATCTCCCCCGCCCTTTTGCGGTAGTCGGCCCTGAGCACCTCCCTTGCCATATCCAGGAGGATGTTGATCCAGAGCTCGTAGTCTTTTCTTTTTACCATCTCGTCGTAGCCGGCGGTTATTTTGTCCAGGAACGGGAGCTTCTTGTCGTAGGTGAAGGTGGTAACCCTGTCGTAGAGGCGGGTGGTCATTTTTTTTATGATCTTTTCCCTTGGGAAAAGCTTTGTCTGGAGGGGGAGCAGCGCCGCAAGGAGCCTGTTTCTCCCCGAAAAGCCGGCCGGGGCCGCAAGGACCAGCGACGATATAAGGTCCTGTTTTTTTAAAGCCGTTTCCATTGCTACAGCTCCGCCCATGGAGCTTCCAACGAGGATTACGTATTTGAGCTTTAGCTTCTCGATAAGCTCGATAACCGCGTCCGACATAAAGGGGATGTTGTAGGATACCCACTCATCCTTTTCGGACAGGTAATAGCCGGGGTAGTCGAGGGCGACGACACGCCTCTTCTTTGAGAAATAAGAGGTATTTCTCGAAAAAACGGTGAGGTTCACTGAGAATCCGTGAAGAAAGACGAGGGTCGATCCAGTTTCCCTCTCATCGCCCTCGTCGATGTAGGCGCAGTCGTGCCCCACCAGTTCTATCCGCTTAACCTTGTGGGGATATAGGCCTTCCAGGGTCATATCTCACCTCCTGTCTCTTGGCAACGATTCTCACTTTTTTGCAAGATCGGCTATCTTCTTCTGTACCATCTCGTAATCCGACCTGAAGTGACGAAGGGCCAATATTCCCATGACCGCTACGACGATATACGATAGGGGCAGGACGACAAGCCCGTAGATCAGGGAGTTTTCAAATCCAAAATGGTTGAAAATATCACTTGTCCATCCCACGAAGGCCGGCCCCAAGGAGAAGCCTATCCCCGTCTGGAAGAGGAGCAGAAGCGCCATGGCCACGCCACGGTCCTGGGGCTCCGTCAGGTTGACGATGATGGCCGACAAAATCGGAAACATCGCAACGGAGAGGATTACGGCTATGAAAAACGATGCTATCAGTATCGATTTGCTCTGCGTTATAAGCACCAAGAACATGAAGGGGACGGCTATTAGGGCAGCGAGGGCCTGAGTCTTTATCCTCGCCGTGCTGTCTTTTCGTGACCAGATGTCCGCGATTATCGCCCCGCCCAGGGCGCCGACGACACCCCCGACAAGCATAGCTATGCCGGCAATTTTCCCAGCAACCGCGAGATCATAATGCCATACCCTTTCGAGGTAGGAGGGCATCCATATATTGAAGCCCTGGGATCCGAACATGATCAGGGCGGTGGCCGCGTAGTGGTAACGGAGCGTTCTCAAGGAGAGAATCTTTCTGACCTTCGTCCCGAATCCCTCCAGTTCTATTCTTTCGCTCGCATCGGCGGTCAGGCCCTCGGAGCCTCCCCTTACCGGCTCCTTCATGAAGAGGATAAACGGAATCAAGATAATTCCGGGGGTTGCGTAGATGAAAAAGGTTTTTTGCCACCCGTATTTCACCGCGAGGATTCCCCCAAGGATTATGCCCAATCCCGCGCCGAGGGGGACGCCCATCTGAAATACGGCGATCATCGTGGCCCTCACCTTTTCGCTGAAGTAGTCCCCGAGCATCGAGACACCGGCGGGGTGCGCCGACGACTCCCCCGTACCGGTAAAGGCCCTGGCGGTAAAGAGGGTTATGAACCTTCCGGCAAGTCCCGATGAAAAGGTCGCCAAGCTCCACAGAAATATACCGAAGACCAAGACGTACTTTCTCCTGAAGCGGTCGACGGCAAGGCCCATCGGTAGCGCCATTATGGCGTAGAAGACCGTAAAGGCAATGCCGCCCAAAAGACCCAGCTGAGAGTCGGAAAGATCGAGATCGGCTTTTATCAAAGGGAAAAGTATACCTACTACGTATCTGTCCATGTAGTTGACCGAGTTTATAAGAACAAGAATAACGAGGGCGTAAATCGCCTGCCCTTTGGTGAAGGCGGATGAATCGTTGTTCATGAGAATTACTCCATAAAGATATTTATATAGCCTTTTTTTTACAATATTCTATTGATTTTATCGGTTAATGTCAAACAATAGTTTATATTGATGACATAAAAGAAAATCTTTCAGGCCCATCTGATTTCAGGTGGATTTTTGGGGCTTCCCTTAGGCTTTCCGCCGTATCCCGGGCCCAGCTTCTTTATCACCCTTGCGGGATTTCCCACGACGATTACGTTTTCCGGGACGTCCTCCGTGACCACAGCCCCCGCCCCCACGATGCTCCCCCTGCCGATGGTGACGCCCCCCAGGATGATCGCCCCGCCCCCTATCCAGACGCCCCTTTTCACGGTTATGGGCAAGTGGTGGAGGTTTCCGGCCCTGAAGTCCTCGCTTCCCGTCTCGTGGGTCTTGCTCAGAAACT from Candidatus Zymogenus saltonus encodes:
- a CDS encoding nitronate monooxygenase, encoding MTKSVLKTKICDMIGMEYPVFCAGMGSIYFGMKSVTGSKLAAAVSEAGGIGVIGAAMMTLDEMRQAIREVKEITKKPFGVDLLLPSGVEENAGDLSGLKNISIKELQEYLPKEQRDFVDSLMKELNLKDISFEPNLNMTLMRPRDAVDICLEEKVPVFAAGLGNPAFMVDEAHAQGMVVMGLVGNVKNAKRVAASGVDIIIAQGTEAGGHTGRVGTLALVPQVVDAVSPVPVLAAGGIADGRGLAAALTLGAEGVWVGTAFIATEESDDYQFNKEKIVSADEEGTQITKIFTGKTMRGIKNELMRRWDEAGLQTLPMPLQSLLMADLVCGLIEEERTDYISPPGGQAAGLVKEIRPARKVLEDIVKGAINIMTVDIPNRVEASEK
- a CDS encoding alpha/beta hydrolase, whose amino-acid sequence is MTLEGLYPHKVKRIELVGHDCAYIDEGDERETGSTLVFLHGFSVNLTVFSRNTSYFSKKRRVVALDYPGYYLSEKDEWVSYNIPFMSDAVIELIEKLKLKYVILVGSSMGGAVAMETALKKQDLISSLVLAAPAGFSGRNRLLAALLPLQTKLFPREKIIKKMTTRLYDRVTTFTYDKKLPFLDKITAGYDEMVKRKDYELWINILLDMAREVLRADYRKRAGEIKIPTYILWGEKDEVLPPFGAKIAQKCMGNNISIQMLPDMGHLPFVEAPDLFNRKVDEFLKSEGL
- a CDS encoding cupin domain-containing protein gives rise to the protein MYSEKAQKLDFKDETVKPGVERGVWNGGPFTVVRYKYAPGAKFPSHSHEASQLTIILEGSIEFSVGEDKIFVTAGETIYIPSGESHSAEVPKDGESVHSINVFYPPREKHP
- a CDS encoding MFS transporter — protein: MNNDSSAFTKGQAIYALVILVLINSVNYMDRYVVGILFPLIKADLDLSDSQLGLLGGIAFTVFYAIMALPMGLAVDRFRRKYVLVFGIFLWSLATFSSGLAGRFITLFTARAFTGTGESSAHPAGVSMLGDYFSEKVRATMIAVFQMGVPLGAGLGIILGGILAVKYGWQKTFFIYATPGIILIPFILFMKEPVRGGSEGLTADASERIELEGFGTKVRKILSLRTLRYHYAATALIMFGSQGFNIWMPSYLERVWHYDLAVAGKIAGIAMLVGGVVGALGGAIIADIWSRKDSTARIKTQALAALIAVPFMFLVLITQSKSILIASFFIAVILSVAMFPILSAIIVNLTEPQDRGVAMALLLLFQTGIGFSLGPAFVGWTSDIFNHFGFENSLIYGLVVLPLSYIVVAVMGILALRHFRSDYEMVQKKIADLAKK